The Euphorbia lathyris chromosome 2, ddEupLath1.1, whole genome shotgun sequence genome includes a window with the following:
- the LOC136219911 gene encoding transcription factor MYB119-like isoform X2 produces MPEEVSSSVTDCRKKSVNRDWKGCKKNYIIKGQWTIEEDRLLSQLVQQYGVRKWSHIAQMFPGRIGKQCRERWHNHLRPDIKDIWSEEEDKVLIQAHREVGNKWEEIAKRLPGRTENSIKNHWNATKRKQYSKRNHRPKYPRGSLLQDYIKSLNLDSAGPSAAEPSDLSMSQSQSQSQAMEFNQNKGKRKEMFQSSSGEVRGEEINLNHVTPKNEFTDNEESIEGELNGNDDIFDEATDIVSFHSENKVYTLSKAPHLTADVVQVDTPSILCVKNGLKAFLLSASPNDVGLMITQANNIFAFLQGLNADYLSFYNYVRAYIRHCLEWYAADQEVNKCKPSEKSVSHYDQLVQQSIEAKRVVSNIEEDLVKAKMYMAPLEARVQDMKVLLEKFESELGEMKTDFMNLVSKKRQKIEVIEALDAELKATAKIDEQARSKIRENIARRKKARICMEKARNQLQTI; encoded by the exons ATGCCGGAAGAAGTTTCATCATCTGTCACCGATTGCCGTAAGAAATCTGTCAACAGGGACTGGAAAGGTTGCAAGAAGAACTATATAATTAAGGGTCAATGGACAATTGAAGAAGATAG GCTTCTGAGTCAGTTAGTGCAGCAGTATGGAGTGAGAAAATGGTCTCACATTGCTCAAATGTTTCCTGGAAGGATTGGGAAACAGTGCAGGGAAAGATGGCACAATCATCTAAGGCCTGATATCAAG GATATATGGAGTGAAGAGGAGGATAAGGTACTGATACAGGCACACAGAGAAGTAGGAAATAAATGGgaagaaattgcaaaaagaTTGCCAGGAAGAACTGAGAACTCAATCAAGAATCACTGGAATGCAACAAAAAGAAAGCAGTATTCAAAACGAAACCATAGGCCTAAATATCCAAGAGGATCTCTTCTTCAAGATTACATCAAGAGCTTGAACTTAGACTCTGCTGGGCCTAGTGCTGCTGAACCATCAGATTTGAGCATGTCACAGTCGCAGTCGCAGTCGCAGGCCATGGAGTTTAATCAGaataaaggaaagagaaaggaaatgtTCCAGAGTAGTAGTGGAGAAGTTAGAGGAGAGGAGATCAATCTGAATCATGTGACACCGAAGAACGAGTTCACTGATAATGAAGAAAGCATTGAAGGAGAATTAAATGGGAATGATGATATTTTTGATGAAGCTACTGATATTGTTTCATTTCATTCAGAAAATAAGGTGTATACACTCTCTAAGGCACCACACCTGACAGCAGATGTGGTTCAGGTCGACACACCTTCAATTCTTTGCGTCAAGAATGGACTCAAAGCATTCTTGTTATCAGCAAGTCCAAATGATGTAGGCCTTATGATAACTCAAGCTAACAACATCTTTGCATTTCTTCAAGGCCTCAATGCCGATTACCTATCTTTCTATAACTACGTCCGTGCCTACATTCGTCATTGTTTAGAATGGTATGCTGCAGACCAGGAGGTGAATAAATGCAAGCCATCTGAAAAGTCGGTATCTCACTATGATCAACTTGTTCAACAATCAATTGAAGCAAAACGAGTTGTTTCTAATATTGAGGAGGATTTAGTTAAGGCCAAAATGTACATGGCTCCTCTGGAAGCTCGTGTTCAAGATATGAAAGTGTTGCTAGAAAAGTTTGAGTCAGAACTGGGAGAAATGAAAACAGATTTCATGAATCTGGTATCTAAGAAGAGACAGAAAATTGAAGTAATTGAAGCACTTGATGCTGAATTAAAGGCAACTGCTAAAATTGATGAACAAGCCCGAAGCAAGATTAGAGAAAATATTGCTCGCCGAAAGAAAGCAAGAATATGTATGGAGAAGGCTAGAAATCAACTACAGACTATCTAG
- the LOC136219911 gene encoding transcription factor MYB119-like isoform X1, producing MPEEVSSSVTDCRKKSVNRDWKGCKKNYIIKGQWTIEEDRLLSQLVQQYGVRKWSHIAQMFPGRIGKQCRERWHNHLRPDIKKDIWSEEEDKVLIQAHREVGNKWEEIAKRLPGRTENSIKNHWNATKRKQYSKRNHRPKYPRGSLLQDYIKSLNLDSAGPSAAEPSDLSMSQSQSQSQAMEFNQNKGKRKEMFQSSSGEVRGEEINLNHVTPKNEFTDNEESIEGELNGNDDIFDEATDIVSFHSENKVYTLSKAPHLTADVVQVDTPSILCVKNGLKAFLLSASPNDVGLMITQANNIFAFLQGLNADYLSFYNYVRAYIRHCLEWYAADQEVNKCKPSEKSVSHYDQLVQQSIEAKRVVSNIEEDLVKAKMYMAPLEARVQDMKVLLEKFESELGEMKTDFMNLVSKKRQKIEVIEALDAELKATAKIDEQARSKIRENIARRKKARICMEKARNQLQTI from the exons ATGCCGGAAGAAGTTTCATCATCTGTCACCGATTGCCGTAAGAAATCTGTCAACAGGGACTGGAAAGGTTGCAAGAAGAACTATATAATTAAGGGTCAATGGACAATTGAAGAAGATAG GCTTCTGAGTCAGTTAGTGCAGCAGTATGGAGTGAGAAAATGGTCTCACATTGCTCAAATGTTTCCTGGAAGGATTGGGAAACAGTGCAGGGAAAGATGGCACAATCATCTAAGGCCTGATATCAAG AAGGATATATGGAGTGAAGAGGAGGATAAGGTACTGATACAGGCACACAGAGAAGTAGGAAATAAATGGgaagaaattgcaaaaagaTTGCCAGGAAGAACTGAGAACTCAATCAAGAATCACTGGAATGCAACAAAAAGAAAGCAGTATTCAAAACGAAACCATAGGCCTAAATATCCAAGAGGATCTCTTCTTCAAGATTACATCAAGAGCTTGAACTTAGACTCTGCTGGGCCTAGTGCTGCTGAACCATCAGATTTGAGCATGTCACAGTCGCAGTCGCAGTCGCAGGCCATGGAGTTTAATCAGaataaaggaaagagaaaggaaatgtTCCAGAGTAGTAGTGGAGAAGTTAGAGGAGAGGAGATCAATCTGAATCATGTGACACCGAAGAACGAGTTCACTGATAATGAAGAAAGCATTGAAGGAGAATTAAATGGGAATGATGATATTTTTGATGAAGCTACTGATATTGTTTCATTTCATTCAGAAAATAAGGTGTATACACTCTCTAAGGCACCACACCTGACAGCAGATGTGGTTCAGGTCGACACACCTTCAATTCTTTGCGTCAAGAATGGACTCAAAGCATTCTTGTTATCAGCAAGTCCAAATGATGTAGGCCTTATGATAACTCAAGCTAACAACATCTTTGCATTTCTTCAAGGCCTCAATGCCGATTACCTATCTTTCTATAACTACGTCCGTGCCTACATTCGTCATTGTTTAGAATGGTATGCTGCAGACCAGGAGGTGAATAAATGCAAGCCATCTGAAAAGTCGGTATCTCACTATGATCAACTTGTTCAACAATCAATTGAAGCAAAACGAGTTGTTTCTAATATTGAGGAGGATTTAGTTAAGGCCAAAATGTACATGGCTCCTCTGGAAGCTCGTGTTCAAGATATGAAAGTGTTGCTAGAAAAGTTTGAGTCAGAACTGGGAGAAATGAAAACAGATTTCATGAATCTGGTATCTAAGAAGAGACAGAAAATTGAAGTAATTGAAGCACTTGATGCTGAATTAAAGGCAACTGCTAAAATTGATGAACAAGCCCGAAGCAAGATTAGAGAAAATATTGCTCGCCGAAAGAAAGCAAGAATATGTATGGAGAAGGCTAGAAATCAACTACAGACTATCTAG
- the LOC136219912 gene encoding divinyl chlorophyllide a 8-vinyl-reductase, chloroplastic: MSLCFSSNVFTLHSPKFRSFQTRFSSQFINQIQVNSLCCSISSSPSNLAQPFKCIRPKITASSTTTTTVENPQSSFRTRKNPKDINILVVGSTGYIGKFVVKELINRGFNVIAIARENSGIKGKNSKEQTLNELQGANVCFSDVTNLDNLDKSLNDYGVSIDVVVSCLASRSGGVKDSWKIDYEATKNSLVAGRNHGAKHFVLLSAICVQKPLLEFQKAKLKFEAELIKQAEEDTEFTYSIVRPTAFFKSLGGQVELVKEGKPYVMFGDGKLCACKPISEQDLASFMADCVVNEDKINQVLPIGGPGKALTPLEQGEMLFRLVGKEPKFLKVPIGVMDFAIGVLDFVVKVFPAAEDAAEFGKIGRYYAAESMLVLDGESGEYSAEKTPSYGKDTLEDFFERVLREGMAGQELGEQSIL, translated from the coding sequence ATGTCCCTTTGTTTCTCTTCCAATGTATTCACTCTCCATTCTCCGAAATTTCGAAGCTTTCAAACTCGATTTTCTTCTCAGTTCATTAATCAGATCCAGGTAAATTCTCTCTGTTGTTCCATTTCATCTTCTCCTTCGAATTTAGCACAACCCTTTAAGTGCATTAGACCAAAGATAACTGCTTCATCAACAACTACTACTACTGTTGAAAACCCCCAATCTTCGTTTAGAACCAGGAAAAACCCTAAAGATATTAACATTTTAGTTGTGGGTTCAACTGGGTACATTGGAAAATTTGTGGTTAAAGAGTTAATTAATAGAGGGTTTAATGTCATAGCAATTGCTAGAGAAAATAGTGGAATCAAGGGCAAAAATAGTAAAGAACAGACTTTGAATGAGTTACAAGGAGCTAATGTTTGCTTCTCAGATGTAACCAATTTGGATAATCTAGACAAATCATTGAATGATTATGGTGTTTCAATTGATGTTGTGGTTTCTTGTTTAGCTAGTCGTTCAGGTGGTGTTAAAGATTCATGGAAAATTGATTATGAGGCAACAAAAAACAGCCTTGTTGCAGGCAGAAACCATGGGGCAAAACATTTTGTATTGCTTTCTGCTATCTGTGTACAAAAGCCCCTCCTCGAATTTCAGAAGGCGAAGCTGAAATTCGAGGCGGAATTGATTAAACAAGCTGAGGAAGATACTGAATTCACATACAGTATAGTGAGACCAACTGCATTTTTCAAGAGCTTAGGAGGGCAAGTTGAGTTAGTTAAAGAAGGGAAACCTTATGTAATGTTTGGGGATGGTAAGTTATGTGCTTGTAAACCTATTAGCGAGCAGGATTTAGCGTCGTTCATGGCGGATTGTGTGGTGAATGAGGATAAGATTAATCAAGTTTTGCCAATTGGAGGACCAGGGAAGGCTTTGACACCATTAGAACAAGGGGAGATGTTGTTTAGATTAGTAGGGAAAGAGCCTAAGTTTTTGAAAGTGCCAATTGGGGTTATGGATTTTGCAATTGGGGTGCTTGATTTTGTTGTGAAGGTGTTTCCTGCGGCGGAAGATGCTGCGGAGTTTGGTAAAATTGGGAGGTATTATGCTGCTGAAAGTATGCTGGTTTTGGATGGGGAGAGTGGGGAGTATAGTGCAGAGAAAACACCTAGTTATGGGAAGGAtactttggaggatttttttGAAAGAGTGTTGAGGGAAGGCATGGCTGGTCAAGAATTAGGTGAACAGAGTATCTTATAA
- the LOC136219913 gene encoding CASP-like protein 1D1, with amino-acid sequence MAGTTDKRDPETINSEAPLVQSGRVDYFAVDVGLRVLLFAATVTALVLTVTSKQTELVPVPGLLVLVPLEAKFTDSPAFIYAVAALSVACLYSIITTVTSLGVLAKPTHATKILLHYAICDLLMLGIMASQTGAAGGVAYIGLKGNKHVGWMKICNVYDKFCRHVGASIAVSLFASVILVLLVLLSVLSLYSRIRK; translated from the exons ATGGCAGGCACCACCGATAAGCGGGATCCAGAAACCATAAACTCGGAAGCGCCGCTGGTTCAGAGTGGCCGGGTAGATTATTTTGCGGTGGATGTTGGTCTGAGGGTGTTGCTATTTGCAGCAACTGTGACTGCTCTTGTGCTGACGGTAACTTCCAAACAAACGGAGTTAGTTCCAGTTCCTGGTTTGCTTGTATTAGTTCCACTTGAAGCCAAGTTTACTGATTCTCCCGCCTTCAT ataCGCTGTAGCAGCATTATCCGTTGCTTGCCTATACAGTATAATCACAACAGTTACATCCCTCGGGGTTCTCGCTAAGCCAACTCATGCAACAAAGATCTTGCTCCATTATGCAATTTGCGACTTG TTGATGCTGGGAATAATGGCATCACAAACAGGGGCAGCAGGAGGAGTTGCATACATAGGGCTGAAGGGAAATAAACATGTTGGCTGGATGAAAATTTGCAATGTTTATGATAAATTTTGCAGACACGTCGGAGCCTCAATTGCCGTTTCTTTGTTTGCTTCCGTTATCTTGGTTTTACTTGTACTTTTATCTGTTTTATCCCTTTACAGTCGGATTAGAAAATag